The DNA window GCTAATGCCAATAAAATCTAAACTTCCACCATAAAATAGTTTATCAATTAACGAACAAAGAGCTCCGCCGAATATAAATAAAAAAGACATATCTGCCCAAAAATCTTTATTACCTTTATATAGTGTGTATCTATATATTTCAACAAATATAAAAAGCGCAATAATATTAAAAGATATTAATAATGGAAAACTTACATTAGTTCCAAATCTTGCATTTAACCATGAACCATCAGTATTTATTATCGGATTAAAAGATAATAAATTAGGAATTATATCTATATAGGAATCAAAATAGAATAACCTTATGATTATTTTGATTCCTTGATCAATTAGCATTAATGATAAGAAAAGTTTTAACATTGTCTTAAATTTAAATCCATTTTGATTTTTATATCCTATTTTATAAATAAATAATCCT is part of the Clostridium cagae genome and encodes:
- a CDS encoding signal peptidase II; its protein translation is MNNKKILTTGILPLMWFLYFLFELFTGRIKDIPTVILNIFLMFLFALAGLFIYKIGYKNQNGFKFKTMLKLFLSLMLIDQGIKIIIRLFYFDSYIDIIPNLLSFNPIINTDGSWLNARFGTNVSFPLLISFNIIALFIFVEIYRYTLYKGNKDFWADMSFLFIFGGALCSLIDKLFYGGSLDFIGISNLFIADIKDIYINLGILFFILTLFNNGYLSSDEETTLKEDFQSLKCFLTFIKNDIYNKFKL